One stretch of Euphorbia lathyris chromosome 7, ddEupLath1.1, whole genome shotgun sequence DNA includes these proteins:
- the LOC136234886 gene encoding uncharacterized protein isoform X1, whose amino-acid sequence MASFFILFQPNREDEYARIEGYTMEWLSCLWHSCYVKVHCLFDKAAVETPKGGIERCKRPLRNRFEFKLYDLDDVLHLGNKVTNEKVLEAVEGHVIEEAVLPCIFSYNQCVVNYCFVVNDYILTS is encoded by the exons ATGGCCAGTTTTTTCATCTTGTTTCAGCCTAACCGAGAAGATGAATATGCAAGGATAGAAGGTTATACAATGGAATGGTTATCGTGTCTTTGGCATTCTTGTTATGTCAAGGTCCATTG tttgTTTGACAAAGCAGCAGTGGAGACTCCAAAGGGGGGCATCGAAAGGTGTAAAAGGCCATTGCGGAATAGGTTTGAGTTTAAGCTTTATGATTTGGATGATGTTCTTCATCTTGGTAATAAG GTGACAAATGAGAAGGTGTTGGAAGCAGTAGAAGGGCATGTGATAGAAGAGGCAGTCCTCCCCTGCATTTTCTCATATAATCAATGTGTTGTAAATTATTGTTTTGTTGTAAATGATTATATTTTAACATCTTGA
- the LOC136234886 gene encoding uncharacterized protein isoform X2 yields MEWLSCLWHSCYVKVHCLFDKAAVETPKGGIERCKRPLRNRFEFKLYDLDDVLHLGNKVTNEKVLEAVEGHVIEEAVLPCIFSYNQCVVNYCFVVNDYILTS; encoded by the exons ATGGAATGGTTATCGTGTCTTTGGCATTCTTGTTATGTCAAGGTCCATTG tttgTTTGACAAAGCAGCAGTGGAGACTCCAAAGGGGGGCATCGAAAGGTGTAAAAGGCCATTGCGGAATAGGTTTGAGTTTAAGCTTTATGATTTGGATGATGTTCTTCATCTTGGTAATAAG GTGACAAATGAGAAGGTGTTGGAAGCAGTAGAAGGGCATGTGATAGAAGAGGCAGTCCTCCCCTGCATTTTCTCATATAATCAATGTGTTGTAAATTATTGTTTTGTTGTAAATGATTATATTTTAACATCTTGA